TCCGCTAGTCTCATAAAGGAATAAAAGCGTGACGACAACGATACATTATgctaaacaataatattactttcaatgATACCAGTTCGTGCGTACGGTACGTAGACTGATGAGTTTTCgctatttcattatattttattgatttgctAATGTGATCGCCCGACAACATGACATATTGTAGGCACTTGAGTCACTTAAATCGTCATGTAAGTAACAATCTGTATCATAAAAGATAGCATCTACAATGAAATGCCATTATATGGTTTGATAAAAACTACGAACGAAAGATTTATGATTCAACATTATTCAGGTCTTGTACTTACTCTTTCGTCGGGCATCTTAAGGATTCTTGTGAGGATCAGCAGCAGGATCGACGTCCACGCATCTCTGTGTGCTTCGCTCGTGACTCCGGCGAAGTATTCCAGCGCTTCACAGCAAATGCTAATGAGACTCTTCTGTACGGCTGGCCAGTGATCCCTCCGCGTTTCATCGCTGTACATCTTGAACAGTATCCGAAGCACACAGGCCAACGATTGAGTCTCTTGTTTCAACATATTGGGTTTCACTGAACCCTTGAAATTAGCTTTCCACAATACATTTCTCTGTGCATTGTTCgtattaaatgttttagcaAAGCGATGACTGCACATTAAGCATTCGACGAGTCGTAGCAGATGTGGAGAGCTCAGCAATCTATACATTCCTTGTTCTTCACGCTGACATTCCTGTTCTGTGCCCGGGGTGCCGCCGGTCAACTCTGCGGCGCCAAGGCTAAGGTCTCAGCGTCCTCCTTCCTAGACGTAGCTGGGTAGAAGACAATATTGTCAATAGTTTGGATAAGTTCCAACTGCACTACGCACTTGATCAGTAGACTATTGAACACCCGATTAGAAGATTTGATTTCGTCTCCACCCTGGGGTTTTTTCAGTATTCCATGTCTGACTTGGGGCGTTTCGTTTTCTTCGTTTTCGTCGGGCTTCCAAGTCAATAACGTGGTCGGTAGCGTGCTGTTAAATATATCCAACATAATCTGGCACGTCTTGCTCCACGTGTCTTCGTTGAACTTGGTTCCGTTCGATATGACTAGATTTTCCAAGCAGTTAGTGCCAGACCTGGCGAGCTGCTCGTTGTCTTGTTGTACGCACCAATGTAGTTGAGCGTACAGTTGCTCTAAGAGTAGGGATCCGAGAATGTCAAAGTACTGCGTGAAGACATCAACAATAGCGTACAACGCGTGATTGCATGTTGTAGTCATCCACTCGTTTTTCTCCAGCTGGTGTTCAGGTAACTTCATATTATCGAAGATCCTAAACAGTATATTAAACAGATCTCTCCACCAATGTGGACGGAATGATTCACCATGAGTTTTAATAATCTCGAACAGGACCGTAAGGCCTCTGGTACGTACGTCAAGCTTGCAGCGGCTGACGACACATGATAAGGAGAACAGCAAGGGGAACCATCCCTCAGCCAGACTCTGTCTACCTCGGGAGCGCCCGGCTCTCCTTCCAGACCGGCGTGTTCGGCGAACAGCTGCGGCGAGGCTCCGACTGCTGTCGCGCAAGACCTGACGAGCCTTATAGCTTCCATCGAAGTGTCGGGGAATTTAGCATTGCACGCGAATTCAGATAAACATTTAACTGCATCTTGGAAAGAGTCGATCATCGCGGGAAACTGTCTTTCATATAACTCATTAATAATCTTGCCTGTGGTTTGGAATGCTAAATCGACAATGGCTTCATCTTGATCACTTGCAGCCAAGTGGAATACAGAGAATATGTTTTTCCAACCAGACTTGATGTTTGGTGCTTGCGAGTTGACCATCTGTGCAATACACCGAACAACCATATCTCGGATTGTTGGAGAACTGTTCTTCTTCATAATATGTTCAAATGGTCTTAAGAAATCTTTCTGAAATTTGAAATTGGCGAACTCGCCCTTTTCAATAAACTTCATTGATAGTTGTCTTAAAGAATCAACAGCAAAGAATGCGATGTCTTCATTACTGCTGCATCCTACTTTGTTGAAGTGATCACCAAGTACTTGCCATATTCGAGACCACTGCAGCCTAATTCGACCCATATTGTAGTAAGATATTTCAACAATCTTCTGTAGTGAAAACATTCGAGGATTTGTGGGATGGCTTAATTCGTCTAAGGATACTTGACATAAAGCTTGACAAAGTCAACTATGGCGTCACCATCAAGTCTGGTGGATCCCGTAAATATTCTATCAACTGCGACTACGACACTCTGAGAGCTCGTTTCGCCAATATGTTCTTTGACACTAGGATCCAATGACATTAGGCTAAACTTAAGGGAATCGGGCTGAGGCTTAATTCCTGACCCCGATAAGAACTGCGGCCGTACTCCAGTTCCTATAAGTTGCGCTAATTCTAACTGAGAAATGCATTTAACGACATCCAACCAACTTGTTCCTAAGTAGTTTCCGTCCGTATGCGCGACCGTAATCAATGTCTTTATAGTGTCAATATTCTTTGCCTTCATTTCTGTGATAGGTGAATTAGCTGTAAGCAGAGTGAATCGTGCAAGAGCTTGTACATAGGCGTCTCTTTCGAGTGACATGTGGAAAATGCAGGCGATGCGAATAGCGCACCTAATACCGTCTAGGCAAAGTGAAGCGATTTCAGGATCGTCACAGTCCTGGAGTCCCACTGAGAAGGCTGCCAGGAAAGGAGTCCAAGCCATCTTGAACATTGGCCGCACGTGTTCTACGTGTTTAGCCGTTGTAAACGGAGTCTGAACGTGAGACACTGACTCCATCAAATTCTTAGCAGCAGTCGATATCAAATCCATTTCCATGTTCCAAATCAGTTTACGTTTCTTTTCATTAGCAATCATATGTTTGCCTGGCTTCGacgtgtttttcattttaatctcGTGACCAGCTATTTCGTCGtagatttgtgataaatattCACGCGGAAGGTCATTATTATCGCTTATGCCACTGTTCAACTTAATGTATTGTTCTTTTGTCATCTTATTCTTTACTTGCGGAGAATGTAAATCTGTTGTGAGCATAATTATCGAAAATGCTAGTACGTAAACGGTATCTGCACTTGTAAAAAGTGTGTTTTTAGATTGCATTCACAGTATCGGGACGCAAATTTTTCCATTAACCTGTCGATCTTTGGGCTTCGCCAGGTAGCCTGAAACCCTCGAGGAAGTAACGTAACGCCGCCACTATGTCCATATTTGAAAAGTTCATTGAATCTACATAAGAATACATAACTTCCTTGGAATGGTCTTCATTTTCACCTAAATATTCACCGACGAATGTTTTATCCAGTCTTTCGTCTGTAAGTAACCATTCAGCGATTTCTTTGTCGATGTTCCCAGAAGGCCTTGTTCTTGTAAGAAGGAAACTCCACGTTTTGGTTTCCTGTTAAACAGATCTATGCCAGTTTCCCAAACTTCCTTTTGCTGTTTTAGTACTTCAAATTGTTCAGGTGAGTCTAATGTTTCTCTGTTACCAATATTGCTCGAACCTGTGGAAACTAAACTCAGACTTGATCCTCCATGAGATTTCATACTGTGATGGTCAGGATCCTCTTTCGCAGTTCGTTCTCCCAAAGTTGTTTGTAGATTAGGATTTATATAAAGTTCTTTGCTCCACTCTACCATACACTTTAATATGGAAACTAGACATTCAAGTCCGCGAATACGCATAGACTTCTCTTGGTTTGGTGTAGCACCCAATTCCAAAGCTTGTCTGCCCTGTGCAATCTTTGAAACATCATTAACTAATCGCTGGAACAGATTAGCTGCAGACAAATCACAGTCGTAGTTGACGTATATATCTACGACGCTTTGCGCATCGCCGCAGATTCTGGTCAAAGCTTGGATGACCATCCATTTATGCTCAAAAGATGAGCTTGATGTTTCTAGTATATTCATGAAGATTTCTTTGAAAAAGACCTCGATTTGTTTCTTAAGGTGCACTTTAAAGTTTTGTAGAAGAGCTAAGAAAATAGCTAAGGAGAGTTCGAATACTTCAGGTACGGAGCTTACGCCATTCTTCGAAAGCGCCACGCAAAGATACTGTTTAATAGCAGTGATAAACATCTCATTGTTTCTAAAAACAGGACCAGCGTTTTGCAAGATAGATAGCAGAAGATGCAGAGACAGAATTTTAGATCTTAACTCATGTGACTTGGGGTCTGGAGTACCTTCTGGTAGAGGTTTCATTGATAGCTTGCAGAGAGCTCTGAATACTAAGAAAGCGTCTTTCTGTAATACATGGGTGAATTTCGCAGTTACTGAATTGTCATTTTCTGATGCCACATCCACACTTTCCTGAGATGGTATTCTGGTCATCACTGCTTCAGTAGGTACTTGGCCATTACTCTCCTGTGACACACTTCCACTATCTTGAGAATCAGATGGAATTTCATTATTGTCAGGGCTGTTTTGAGCCTCCTCTTCGGATGTTTTTTTAGTTGCAATACTTATGGCATTATCAATAACTGAGTCAACTATTTGTTTAGCAATGATTTTGGCTTCTAAAACATCATCAACTTGATCAACAGGCGTTTGATCCGCGTCTTTCACTTCTTCAGACACGTTGTTAGGTGCCTCTTCCGACACCACATTACCATTAGGTACCTTATGTGGAACCTCTGGTACGTATTATTGCTGCCACTGGCCTCCGCTTCGATGGCCTGGTTTTCCATTTTCGTGAATATAACATTAAGCATTTGCGTCAAGGTTGCTCTCGCGGTTGTTTGATTGATAAGATTTTTGCTTgcaagataaatattataacatgttCTGACAGCAAGGAGCACTGTGCCCTCGTGTACTTCGACATGTTGGCTTGTGATTACCGTAAGTAgtgctttaattatttgaagttGAACTCCTTCATCTGTTTGTGGTCCTGTGAAACAGCTGCATATAGTTTCAACTATGCGATCTATCAAGAGTTTTCTCGGTGTAGTCGAGTCGGGAATGTTTCCAGTAAGATGGCCATAAGCTATAAGTTTCTGGAGGCAGTCAAGAGCTGTCACCACTATCCTGGATGCTTTGCTCTGGCATGCCAATTCAAATGGTAGAAAGTATTTCTCAGCTGTAATGATGTTGGAGGCATCATTTTTGGGTAGAGGCAGTGTTCCAGATGTAGGAGATTCAGTTGACTCCGGCTGACCCCCATTTTTTAATTCTGTCTTAATTTCCtctgtaaataaacattgaaagaTTTTATGAGTGGGATATTCAATGTAGAATTTGAAATGTACTTTGctactttatttctttactaaatgatatatttatatgCAGTGATCAAATGTGTTGGTAtagtataaacaaataaagaaatacaatcAACCAATTTACTAGCTATAAATGGATGTAAACATGTTAACAATCTTTAATCAGTTTGACTTTCAAACAGTCCTCTCAAAATGGCCTATAGACATGGAAAAACCTGGGATGTGTTCTCATTGTAAGACACAAACAAGTAATAGggaataagtataatataatttaatgtggaatattttttgattatattatttattgatacatGTTAGTGTGCATCTAGGTACATAATTCTTGGCTTTCTTGGCTTTCAAGTGACTTGAAAAGCTTATACTGGACTCATatcaaatactaataatatatgttttcaattattggAATAGGTATGCATTTAACTAATCagttaaccctagaaagatagtctgcgtaaaattgacgcatgcattcttgaaatattgctctctctttctaaatagcgcgaatccgtcgctgtgcgtttaggacatctcagtcgccgcttggagctcccgtgaggcgtgcttgtcaatgcggtaagtgtcactgattttgaactataacgaccgcgtgagtcaaaatgacgcatgattatcttttacgtgacttttaagatttaactcatacgataattatattgttatttcatgttctacttacgtgataacttattatatatatattttcttgttatagatatcgtgactaatatataataaaatgggtagttctttagacgatgagcatatcctctctgctcttctgcaaagcgatgacgagcttgttggtgaggattctgacagtgaaatatcagatcacgtaagtgaagatgacgtccagagcgatacagaagaagcgtttatagatgaggtacatgaagtgcagccaacgtcaagcggtagtgaaatattagacgaacaaaatgttattgaacaaccaggttcttcattggcttctaacaaaatcttgaccttgccacagaggactattagaggtaagaataaacattgttggtcaacttcaaagtccacgaggcgtagccgagtctctgcactgaacattgtcagatctcaaagaggtccgacgcgtatgtgccgcaatatatatgacccacttttatgcttcaaactattttttactgatgagataatttcggaaattgtaaaatggacaaatgctgagatatcattgaaacgtcgggaatctatgacaggtgctacatttcgtgacacgaatgaagatgaaatctatgctttctttggtattctggtaatgacagcagtgagaaaagataaccacatgtccacagatgacctctttgatcgatctttgtcaatggtgtacgtctctgtaatgagtcgtgatcgttttgattttttgatacgatgtcttagaatggatgacaaaagtatacggcccacacttcgagaaaacgatgtatttactcctgttagaaaaatatgggatctctttatccatcagtgcatacaaaattacactccaggggctcatttgaccatagatgaacagttacttggttttagaggacggtgtccgtttaggatgtatatcccaaacaagccaagtaagtatggaataaaaatcctcatgatgtgtgacagtggtacaaagtatatgataaatggaatgccttatttgggaagaggaacacagaccaacggagtaccactcggtgaatactacgtgaaggagttatcaaagcctgtgcacggtagttgtcgtaatattacgtgtgacaattggttcacctcaatccctttggcaaaaaacttactacaagaaccgtataagttaaccattgtgggaaccgtgcgatcaaacaaacgcgagataccggaagtactgaaaaacagtcgctccaggccagtgggaacatcgatgttttgttttgacggaccccttactctcgtctcatataaaccgaagccagctaagatggtatacttattatcatcttgtgatgaggatgcttctatcaacgaaagtaccggtaaaccgcaaatggttatgtattataatcaaactaaaggcggagtggacacgctagaccaaatgtgttctgtgatgacctgcagtaggaagacgaataggtggcctatggcattattgtacggaatgataaacattgcctgcataaattcttttattatatacagccataatgtcagtagcaagggagaaaaggttcaaagtcgcaaaaaatttatgagaaacctttacatgagcctgacgtcatcgtttatgcgtaagcgtttagaagctcctactttgaagagatatttgcgcgataatatctctaatattttgccaaatgaagtgcctggtacatcagatgacagtactgaagagccagtaacgaaaaaacgtacttactgtacttactgcccctctaaaataaggcgaaaggcaaatgcatcgtgcaaaaaatgcaaaaaagttatttgtcgagagcataatattgatatgtgccaaagttgtttctgactgactaataagtataatttgtttctattatgtataagttaagctaattacttattttataatacaacatgactgtttttaaagtacaaaataagtttatttttgtaaaagagagaatgtttaaaagttttgttactttatagaagaaattttgagtttttgtttttttttaataaataaataaacataaataaatagtttgttgaatttattattagtatgtaagtgtaaatataataaaactt
This genomic interval from Trichoplusia ni isolate ovarian cell line Hi5 unplaced genomic scaffold, tn1 tig00000150, whole genome shotgun sequence contains the following:
- the LOC113506940 gene encoding LOW QUALITY PROTEIN: brefeldin A-inhibited guanine nucleotide-exchange protein 1-like (The sequence of the model RefSeq protein was modified relative to this genomic sequence to represent the inferred CDS: inserted 6 bases in 6 codons; deleted 3 bases in 2 codons), whose product is MQTNSKTKEMFIVRALEKILADKDIKRSYHSQLKKSCEVALEEIKTELKNGGQPESTESPTSGTLPLPKNDASNIITAEKYFLPFELACQSKASRIVVTALDCLQKLIAYGHLTGNIPDSTTPRKLLIDRIVETICSCFTGPQTDEGVQLQIIKALLTVITSQHVEVHEGTVLLAVRTCYNIYLASKNLINQTTARATLTQMLNVIFTKMENQAIEAEASGSNNTPEVPHKVPNGNVVSEEAPNNVSEEVKDADQTPVDQVDDVLEAKIIAKQIVDSVIDNAISIATKKTSEEEAQNSPDNNEIPSDSQDSGSVSQESNGQVPTEAVMTRIPSQESVDVASENDNSVTAKFTHVLQKDAFLVFRALCKLSMKPLPEGTPDPKSHELRSKILSLHLLLSILQNAGPVFRNNEMFITAIKQYLCVALSKNGVSSVPEVFELSLAIFLALLQNFKVHLKKQIEVFFKEIFMNILETSSSSFEHKWMVIQALTRICGDAQSVVDIYVNYDCDLSAANLFQRLVNDVSKIAQGRQALELGATPNQEKSMRIRGLECLVSILKCMVEWSKELYINPNLQTTLGERTAKEDPDHHSMKSHGGSSLSLVSTGSSNIGNRETLDSPEQFEVLKQQKEVWETGIDLFNRKPKRGVSFLQEQGLLGTSXKEIAEWLLTDERLDKTFVGEYLGENEDHSKEVMYSYVDSMNFSNMDIVAALRYFLEGFRLPGEAXKIDRLMEKFASRYCECNXKNTLFTSADTVYVLAFSIIMLTTDLHSPQVKNKMTKEQYIKLNSGISDNNDLPREYLSQIYDEIAGHEIKMKNTSKPGKHMIANEKKRKLIWNMEMDLISTAAKNLMESVSHVQTPFTTAKHVEHVRPMFKMAWTPFLAAFSVGLQDCDDPEIASLCLDGIRCAIRIACIFHMSLERDAYVQALARFTLLTANSPITEMKAKNIDTIKTLITVAHTDGNYLGTSWLDVVKCISQLELAQLIGTGVRPQFLSGSGIKPQPDSLKFSLMSLDPSVKEHIGETSSQSVVVAVDRIFTGSTRLDGDAIVDFVKXLCQVSLDELSHPTNPRMFSLQKIVEISYYNMGRIRLQWSRIWQVLGDHFNKVGCSSNEDIAFFAVDSLRQLSMKFIEKGEFANFKFQKDFLRPFEHIMKKNSSPTIRDMVVRCIAQMVNSQAPNIKSGWKNIFSVFHLAASDQDEAIVDLAFQTTGKIINELYERQFPAMIDSFQDAVKCLSEFACNAKFPDTSMEAIRLVRSCATAVGASPQLFAEHAGLEGEPGAPEVDRVWLXGWFPLLFSLSCVVSRCKLDVRTRGLTVLFEIIKTHGESFRPHWWRDLFNILFRIFDNMKLPEHQLEKNEWMTTTCNHALYAIVDVFTQYFDILGSLLLEQLYAQLHWCVQQDNEQLARSGTNCLENLVISNGTKFNEDTWSKTCQIMLDIFNSTLPTTLLTWKPDENEENETPQVRHGILKKPQGGDEIKSSNRVFNSLLIKCVVQLELIQTIDNIVFYPATSRKEDAETLALXAAELTGGTPGTEQECQREEQGMYRLLSSPHLLRLVECLMCSHRFAKTFNTNNAQRNVLWKANFKGSVKPNMLKQETQSLACVLRILFKMYSDETRRDHWPAVQKSLISICCEALEYFAGVTSEAHRDAWTSILLLILTRILKMPDERFAAHVSSYYPLLCEITCFDLKPELRSVLRRVFIRIGPVFNIVSNAQ